The Hemicordylus capensis ecotype Gifberg chromosome 6, rHemCap1.1.pri, whole genome shotgun sequence genome window below encodes:
- the NTF4 gene encoding neurotrophin-4, whose product MLILFHVMITPLLCVIRAAPLPNTSALHNMTDGVWAEASLHDWDLISPRVTLSSHEPAEPPLLFLMEDSSAQPGQAANRTLKSKRSLDGAIRRGEMSVCDSVNVWVTDKRTAVDIRGKTVTVLSEVQTLTGPLKQYFFETKCNPAGGTVGGCRGVDRRHWISECKAKQSYVRALTMDSDKIVAWRWIRIDTSCVCTLLTRTGRT is encoded by the coding sequence ATGCTTATTCTGTTCCATGTCATGATCACCCCACTGCTCTGTGTCATCCGTGCTGCCCCCCTTCCCAACACCAGTGCTCTCCACAACATGACTGATGGCGTCTGGGCTGAAGCCTCCCTCCATGACTGGGACCTCATCTCTCCACGCGTCACCCTTTCCAGCCACGAGCCTGCAGAGCCTCCCTTGCTTTTCCTCATGGAGGACTCCAGCGCCCAGCCCGGGCAGGCTGCTAACAGGACACTGAAATCGAAGCGCTCTCTGGACGGGGCCATACGGCGGGGAGAGATGTCCGTGTGCGACAGCGTCAATGTCTGGGTGACAGACAAGCGTACGGCTGTGGACATCCGCGGCAAGACTGTGACGGTGCTCTCTGAGGTCCAGACACTTACAGGCCCACTTAAGCAGTATTTCTTTGAGACCAAGTGTAATCCGGCTGGAGGCACGGTGGGTGGCTGCCGAGGGGTCGACCGACGCCACTGGATCTCTGAGTGCAAGGCGAAACAATCCTACGTGCGGGCGCTCACTATGGATTCTGACAAGATTGTGGCCTGGCGCTGGATCCGGATTGACACCTCATGTGTCTGCACCCTGCTCACCCGCACTGGCCGGACGTAG
- the LOC128328997 gene encoding brain-derived neurotrophic factor-like — MAKVTTMQGVMLILSHAMITLLLPLLHATPLPTNTSALLNTSEVLCTEDLLGDREQFFPQAIFSRLEPTVRPLVENSTVQAEKPVCDTVSHWVADKHTALDIRGDNVTVLSEVQTPKGRLRQYFFETKCKATAGGCRGVDRRLWISECKTKQSFVQALTADSHNIVAWRWIRIDTSCICALQPVHPDQLDVRQ, encoded by the exons ATGGCAAAG GTCACCACCATGCAGGGTGTGATGCTTATTCTGTCTCATGCCATGATCACCCTACTGCTACCCCTTCTTCATGCTACCCCACTTCCCACCAACACTAGTGCCCTCCTCAACACCTCTGAGGTCCTCTGCACTGAAGATCTGCTAGGGGACAGGGAGCAGTTCTTTCCACAGGCCATCTTCTCTCGACTTGAGCCTACCGTGcggcctttggtggagaactccACTGTCCAGGCAGAGAAGCCAGTGTGTGATACTGTAAGTCACTGGGTAGCAGACAAGCATACGGCTTTGGACATCCGTGGCGACAATGTGACAGTGCTTTCTGAGGTCCAGACACCCAAAGGCCGGCTTAGGCAGTATTTCTTTGAGACCAAATGTAAAGCCACCGCAGGCGGCTGCCGCGGGGTGGACCGACGTCTCTGGATCTCTGAGTGCAAGACGAAACAGTCCTTTGTGCAGGCGCTCACTGCAGATTCTCACAACATTGTGGCCTGGCGCTGGATAAGGATCGACACTTCATGCATCTGCGCTCTGCAACCTGTCCACCCAGACCAGCTGGATGTAAGGCAGTAG
- the LOC128331557 gene encoding uncharacterized protein LOC128331557 isoform X1 — MAGTFSGFPFGWEVDSGVQAPAQGRRQDWRLTSSGVGLNYRPPLPFPPPYARSTLHEPLPPASENVWRDEVIPRLATTTQLAHDKKTHGGVLSQPRHSVAALHWEVLYNKDLREKLKLRAWRFPLTMGNQKSEMRDRFPGWPNLPHDPTFHAGPQPFGLAAHHENGASKNIVASTENKALVGTPFYVRDKAVLRLNEPYMSITTQDFRAFTEKELQGYPRKDALTYWQCEGFPKCRGHGLKENPQARDSYPLIRVPGPMRDISQFKLATRVPRLGPKTAAVPHRGLLTLKQESYQPPHDYKRTWDRFCPVEKPPTVSCKVPVVEIMCVPHMYETEYKCYGSGKFVPV, encoded by the exons ATGGCGGGCACTTTCTCCGGCTTCCCCTTCGGCTGGGAGGTGGATTCTGGGGTGCAGGCGCCCGCCCAGGGACGCAGGCAAGACTGGAGACTGACTAGCAGCGGAGTGGGGCTCAACTATCGCCCCCCATTACCCTTTCCGCCGCCCTATGCACGA TCGACGCTCCACGAGCCCCTGCCCCCCGCCTCTGAGAACGTGTGGCGAGATGAGGTCATTCCACGGCTGGCTACCACCACACAACTCGCCCACGACAAGAAGACCCATGGGGGAGTTCTGAGTCAGCCCCGGCACTCTGTCGCCGCCCTGCACTGGGAAGTCCTTTACAATAAAGATTTGAGAGAGAAG CTGAAGCTGAGAGCATGGAGGTTCCCACTGACTATGGGCAACCAAAAGAGCGAAATGAGAGACCGCTTCCCTGGCTGGCCCAACCTGCCACATGACCCCACCTTTCATGCTGGTCCTCAGCCATTCGGGCTGGCTGCTCATCACGAGAATGGTGCATCTAAG AACATTGTGGCTAGTACAGAGAATAAAGCGCTGGTGGGCACCCCCTTCTACGTCCGTGACAAGGCCGTTCTACGACTCAATGAACCCTATATGTCCATCACCACCCAGGACTTCCGGGCCTTCACAGA GAAGGAACTACAAGGCTATCCGCGGAAGGATGCCCTCACATACTGGCAGTGTGAGGGTTTCCCAAAATGCCGGGGCCATGGCTTGAAGGAGAACCCCCAGGCACGGGATTCCTACCCTCTGATCCGCGTGCCTGGACCAATGCGGGACATCAGTCAGTTCAAGCTCGCCACCCGGGTGCCTCGCCTGGGCCCGAAAACAGCCGCTGTGCCACACCGAGGCCTACTCACTTTGAAACAGGAGTCTTACCAACCACCCCATGACTACAAGCGCACCTGGGACCGCTTCTGCCCAGTAGAGAAGCCACCCACAGTCTCCTGCAAAGTGCCCGTGGTAGAGATCATGTGCGTGCCACACATGTATGAGACGGAGTATAAATGCTATGGAAGCGGCAAATTTGTGCCAGTGTAA
- the LOC128331557 gene encoding uncharacterized protein LOC128331557 isoform X2 produces MAGTFSGFPFGWEVDSGVQAPAQGRRQDWRLTSSGVGLNYRPPLPFPPPYARSTLHEPLPPASENVWRDEVIPRLATTTQLAHDKKTHGGVLSQPRHSVAALHWEVLYNKDLREKNIVASTENKALVGTPFYVRDKAVLRLNEPYMSITTQDFRAFTEKELQGYPRKDALTYWQCEGFPKCRGHGLKENPQARDSYPLIRVPGPMRDISQFKLATRVPRLGPKTAAVPHRGLLTLKQESYQPPHDYKRTWDRFCPVEKPPTVSCKVPVVEIMCVPHMYETEYKCYGSGKFVPV; encoded by the exons ATGGCGGGCACTTTCTCCGGCTTCCCCTTCGGCTGGGAGGTGGATTCTGGGGTGCAGGCGCCCGCCCAGGGACGCAGGCAAGACTGGAGACTGACTAGCAGCGGAGTGGGGCTCAACTATCGCCCCCCATTACCCTTTCCGCCGCCCTATGCACGA TCGACGCTCCACGAGCCCCTGCCCCCCGCCTCTGAGAACGTGTGGCGAGATGAGGTCATTCCACGGCTGGCTACCACCACACAACTCGCCCACGACAAGAAGACCCATGGGGGAGTTCTGAGTCAGCCCCGGCACTCTGTCGCCGCCCTGCACTGGGAAGTCCTTTACAATAAAGATTTGAGAGAGAAG AACATTGTGGCTAGTACAGAGAATAAAGCGCTGGTGGGCACCCCCTTCTACGTCCGTGACAAGGCCGTTCTACGACTCAATGAACCCTATATGTCCATCACCACCCAGGACTTCCGGGCCTTCACAGA GAAGGAACTACAAGGCTATCCGCGGAAGGATGCCCTCACATACTGGCAGTGTGAGGGTTTCCCAAAATGCCGGGGCCATGGCTTGAAGGAGAACCCCCAGGCACGGGATTCCTACCCTCTGATCCGCGTGCCTGGACCAATGCGGGACATCAGTCAGTTCAAGCTCGCCACCCGGGTGCCTCGCCTGGGCCCGAAAACAGCCGCTGTGCCACACCGAGGCCTACTCACTTTGAAACAGGAGTCTTACCAACCACCCCATGACTACAAGCGCACCTGGGACCGCTTCTGCCCAGTAGAGAAGCCACCCACAGTCTCCTGCAAAGTGCCCGTGGTAGAGATCATGTGCGTGCCACACATGTATGAGACGGAGTATAAATGCTATGGAAGCGGCAAATTTGTGCCAGTGTAA